In Mucilaginibacter celer, one DNA window encodes the following:
- a CDS encoding phage integrase SAM-like domain-containing protein: protein MATVRGVIIPLEQKSDGTWNVKISVNHKGKTRYIKTPHYIGVKQIKKDFTIKDQFILDLIAPTLIEYRRKISELGNRLTLYDVTRLKKHLEGESIQSADEVDIIKFGNNQIKILKKAKRKASAANMQTVVNSLKDYFETEVIPITEIRANMLVEYERYLRKERRIIRLDQFKRPLPRIVNGLSDTGLHNHMRDLRILFNNATDFYNDENLGITIIKHYPFKKYKILEVPENQKPKLTIEQVLAIKNLAVPENTRMEIAKDLFMLSFYLCGMNAVDLYQLSNSQRFLSRVNYNRSKTRTRRKDKAFISIGVPPEARELYIKYAGKLQYRYSTHNTLDRALSIGMRRIGAQTGIPNLEFYDARHAFGDWARNICRFSKDDVGLALNHKDLSKDVTDIYISKNWNIIDEVQEGTIKLLKTKRLRKVNKSELSIELAFNPIRC, encoded by the coding sequence ATGGCAACTGTACGTGGGGTTATCATACCCTTAGAACAAAAAAGTGATGGGACATGGAATGTTAAAATTAGCGTAAATCACAAAGGCAAAACCCGCTACATCAAGACGCCGCATTATATCGGCGTTAAACAAATTAAAAAAGACTTTACGATTAAAGATCAATTCATTTTAGATCTGATCGCGCCGACACTCATAGAGTACCGTCGGAAGATCAGCGAACTTGGGAATCGACTGACCCTTTACGACGTAACGCGCCTGAAAAAACACCTGGAAGGCGAAAGTATTCAAAGTGCAGATGAGGTTGATATTATCAAATTTGGTAACAATCAAATTAAAATCTTAAAAAAAGCGAAAAGAAAAGCGAGCGCCGCAAATATGCAAACTGTGGTCAATAGCTTAAAAGACTATTTTGAGACGGAAGTGATACCAATAACTGAAATACGGGCAAACATGTTAGTTGAATACGAACGGTACCTTAGAAAGGAGAGGCGCATTATCAGGCTTGATCAATTCAAAAGGCCGCTCCCACGGATAGTAAACGGATTATCCGACACTGGATTACACAATCACATGCGCGATTTACGGATCCTGTTCAATAATGCTACCGACTTTTATAACGATGAAAACCTGGGGATTACCATTATTAAACATTACCCATTTAAAAAATATAAAATCCTTGAAGTTCCGGAAAATCAAAAGCCGAAACTAACTATCGAACAAGTATTAGCAATCAAAAACCTGGCTGTTCCTGAGAATACCCGAATGGAAATAGCGAAGGATTTATTTATGCTAAGTTTTTATTTGTGCGGCATGAACGCTGTTGATTTGTATCAGCTTTCAAATAGCCAACGATTTCTTTCAAGGGTTAATTACAATCGATCAAAGACAAGGACCAGGAGGAAAGATAAGGCATTCATTAGCATTGGGGTTCCGCCGGAGGCGCGCGAACTTTACATCAAGTACGCCGGAAAACTGCAATACCGATATTCGACTCATAACACACTTGATCGTGCGCTGAGCATTGGTATGCGCAGAATAGGGGCCCAAACAGGCATTCCAAATTTGGAATTTTACGATGCAAGACATGCCTTTGGAGATTGGGCAAGAAATATCTGTAGGTTCAGTAAAGATGACGTTGGCCTTGCCCTGAATCATAAGGACTTATCTAAGGATGTAACCGACATTTATATTTCAAAGAATTGGAATATAATTGATGAGGTGCAGGAAGGAACGATCAAACTCCTGAAAACAAAACGACTGAGAAAAGTAAACAAATCGGAGCTTTCTATTGAGTTAGCTTTTAATCCGATAAGGTGCTGA
- the istA gene encoding IS21 family transposase, producing MSKIRQILRMYSQGRSKLSIAAQSGVSRNTAKKYLVAFDASGFTFEEINTLNDKELEDFFGKSSERPPDKRMVALQRCFPQIDKELKRVGMNRRILWEAYIKEFPDGFKYTQFCFYYNQWKARVNPTMHLDHKAGDKLYVDFAGEKLSITDKDTGEVIEAEVFVAILGASQLTYVEAVLSQQKEDFIAACENALHFYGGVPAAIVPDNLKAAVTKSNRYEPTLNETFADFADHYGTTILPARAYRPRDKALVEGAVKIVYSRIYAPVRKEAYHTLAELNTAVKAALEAHNSQPLKGRNYSRKLQFEEIERQALSPLPALRYEFKRQHQATVMKNGHVCLGIDKHYYSVPYRFIGRKVKLLYSRTNVEVYYHYERIAMHRRIKSPYSYTTDKDHLASTHRFMTEWTPDKFLEWAASIHEDVRLYILKILDRKQHPEQAYRSCIGILSLARKAGNERLASACRRALGYGVYNYKTIQQILENKMDSYEDSLFADELPMPSHDNIRGENYYK from the coding sequence ATGAGTAAGATAAGACAGATCCTAAGGATGTACAGCCAGGGCCGCAGCAAGCTATCGATAGCGGCCCAGTCCGGCGTGTCACGCAATACCGCAAAGAAGTACCTTGTTGCGTTCGATGCCAGCGGCTTTACGTTCGAAGAGATCAATACCCTTAATGATAAAGAGCTGGAGGACTTCTTTGGCAAAAGCAGTGAACGCCCCCCGGACAAGCGCATGGTGGCCCTGCAGCGCTGTTTCCCGCAGATAGATAAAGAGTTAAAGCGTGTCGGCATGAACCGCCGCATCCTGTGGGAAGCTTATATCAAAGAGTTCCCTGACGGGTTCAAGTACACCCAGTTCTGCTTTTATTACAACCAGTGGAAAGCCCGCGTGAACCCCACGATGCACCTGGATCATAAAGCCGGTGATAAGCTGTATGTGGACTTTGCCGGTGAAAAGCTAAGCATAACGGACAAGGATACCGGTGAGGTCATCGAGGCCGAGGTGTTCGTTGCTATCCTTGGTGCCAGTCAGCTAACTTACGTAGAAGCTGTGCTGAGCCAGCAGAAAGAAGACTTTATAGCGGCCTGCGAGAATGCCCTGCACTTTTATGGCGGCGTACCTGCCGCCATCGTTCCCGACAACCTGAAGGCTGCCGTTACCAAAAGCAACCGCTATGAGCCAACACTGAACGAGACCTTTGCCGACTTTGCCGACCATTACGGAACGACCATCTTACCAGCGAGGGCGTACCGCCCTCGCGACAAAGCACTGGTAGAAGGAGCTGTTAAGATCGTTTACAGCCGTATCTACGCACCTGTTCGCAAAGAGGCCTATCATACCCTTGCAGAACTGAACACAGCGGTCAAAGCCGCTTTAGAAGCACATAACAGCCAGCCGCTGAAAGGCCGCAATTACAGCAGAAAGCTCCAGTTCGAGGAGATAGAACGCCAGGCTCTCTCGCCATTACCGGCATTACGTTATGAGTTCAAACGGCAGCACCAGGCCACCGTAATGAAGAACGGGCATGTTTGTCTTGGTATCGACAAACACTACTACAGCGTACCGTACCGCTTCATCGGCAGGAAGGTCAAACTGCTGTATTCCCGCACCAACGTAGAGGTCTATTACCACTACGAACGCATTGCCATGCACAGGCGTATCAAAAGCCCTTACAGCTATACTACGGATAAAGACCACCTGGCTTCGACACACCGCTTTATGACCGAATGGACACCAGATAAGTTCCTGGAATGGGCGGCATCCATTCATGAGGATGTGAGGCTTTACATCCTGAAGATACTGGACCGGAAGCAACACCCGGAACAAGCTTACCGCTCCTGTATCGGTATCCTCAGCCTGGCGCGTAAGGCAGGTAACGAAAGGCTGGCCAGCGCTTGCAGGCGTGCACTCGGTTATGGCGTTTATAACTACAAGACCATACAGCAGATACTGGAGAACAAGATGGACAGCTACGAGGATAGCTTATTTGCTGACGAACTGCCTATGCCCAGCCATGACAATATCCGTGGAGAGAACTACTATAAATAA
- the istB gene encoding IS21-like element helper ATPase IstB — translation MNTNTLDKLRKLKFFGMYHAFKSCLETGQTAEYTTDELLAHLVEAEWDDRQNRRIERTIMYAKFRYKASVENIHYHADRSIDRNQVMRLADCHFIDRNENLLITGSTGIGKSYIASAIGHQACILGYRVFYASTPKLFAKLKMAKADGSYMKDVAKLERQQLLILDDFGIQPFDAQSRAALMEIIEDRHGKTSLIITSQLPVSKWYEVIGEKTIADAILDRIVHDAHRMELKGESMRKRRPAEPEKSYLQNTL, via the coding sequence ATGAACACGAACACCTTGGACAAACTTCGCAAGCTGAAGTTCTTTGGCATGTACCATGCCTTTAAAAGCTGCCTGGAAACGGGCCAGACCGCTGAATACACTACTGATGAACTGCTGGCCCACCTGGTAGAGGCCGAATGGGACGACCGGCAGAACAGGCGCATAGAGCGTACGATCATGTATGCTAAGTTCCGCTATAAGGCCTCGGTAGAGAACATCCACTACCATGCCGACCGTAGTATCGACCGCAATCAGGTAATGCGCCTGGCAGACTGCCACTTTATTGACCGGAATGAGAACCTGTTGATCACAGGCAGCACCGGTATCGGCAAAAGCTATATCGCTTCTGCTATCGGACACCAAGCCTGCATACTGGGTTACCGCGTGTTCTATGCCAGCACACCCAAGCTCTTTGCTAAGCTGAAGATGGCTAAGGCAGATGGTTCCTATATGAAGGATGTCGCCAAACTGGAACGCCAGCAACTACTGATCCTGGATGACTTCGGTATACAGCCTTTTGATGCGCAGAGCAGGGCTGCACTGATGGAGATCATTGAGGACAGGCACGGTAAAACGTCATTGATCATTACCTCTCAACTGCCGGTCAGTAAATGGTATGAGGTCATTGGTGAAAAGACGATCGCTGATGCTATCCTTGACCGTATCGTGCATGATGCGCACCGGATGGAACTTAAGGGAGAGTCGATGAGAAAAAGAAGGCCGGCAGAGCCCGAAAAAAGCTATCTGCAAAACACACTTTAA
- a CDS encoding MvdC/MvdD family ATP grasp protein, with amino-acid sequence MSILIITNKSDITSDFIVKNLSQRRLPFYRLNTEDIGRSILVNFDFVAEKFLLKDLRLDLEIDLRSIKSVYYRRPEVNNLYTDVTKGELNFIRSELLFTLEGIYKILDDAFWVNKVYAIRNAENKIFQLLVAKELGFSIPPSLVTSSPHEALHFFQEYDSDCIIKPIKSGLVEGDVEEGVIFTTKVYLDNENVDRLIGFPVYLQKLIYKHADIRVTIVGNEAYAAMIHSQGNIESEIDWRKSSQPLPHSIYELPKAEVDRCISLTKRLGLNYGAIDFILDENENLHFLEINPNGQWAWIENRLNLNISDGITELLARNLET; translated from the coding sequence ATGAGCATTTTGATAATAACTAACAAATCAGATATTACATCCGATTTTATTGTTAAAAATCTTAGCCAACGTCGGTTGCCGTTCTATCGTTTGAACACAGAGGATATCGGTAGATCAATCCTTGTAAATTTTGATTTTGTAGCGGAAAAATTCTTGTTAAAGGATTTGCGTCTGGACTTGGAGATAGATTTACGCTCAATTAAGAGTGTATATTACAGGCGTCCAGAAGTCAATAATCTATATACGGATGTTACGAAGGGTGAGTTGAACTTTATTCGCTCAGAGCTTTTGTTTACTCTGGAGGGGATTTACAAAATATTGGATGACGCTTTTTGGGTCAATAAAGTGTACGCTATAAGAAACGCTGAGAATAAGATATTTCAATTGCTAGTTGCCAAAGAATTAGGATTCAGTATCCCTCCGTCTTTAGTGACAAGTAGTCCCCATGAGGCTTTGCATTTTTTTCAGGAATACGATAGTGACTGTATAATTAAACCAATAAAGTCGGGGCTTGTTGAGGGTGACGTTGAGGAAGGGGTAATTTTTACTACTAAAGTATATCTGGATAATGAAAACGTAGACAGATTAATTGGATTTCCTGTTTACCTTCAAAAACTAATTTACAAACATGCGGATATCCGGGTGACAATTGTAGGCAATGAGGCCTATGCTGCTATGATCCATTCACAGGGAAATATTGAAAGCGAAATTGATTGGCGAAAATCAAGCCAGCCACTGCCTCACTCAATATATGAACTTCCTAAAGCTGAAGTAGACAGATGCATAAGCCTAACTAAGCGGTTAGGGCTTAATTATGGCGCAATCGATTTTATTCTTGATGAAAACGAAAATCTGCATTTTCTTGAAATTAATCCAAACGGCCAATGGGCTTGGATTGAAAATAGGCTTAATTTAAATATTTCAGATGGAATTACCGAACTCCTCGCAAGAAACTTGGAAACATAA
- a CDS encoding DUF6527 family protein, whose protein sequence is MKMLERFYCWVHGFSFFRRRFKYRLVGDIPVRYAKNMIYIVGEANEWLITMRCPCGCRRIINLNTLQEAKPCWIYQVEKRKISLQPSIWGTDGCRSHFIIKNGSIEWVGKVRS, encoded by the coding sequence ATGAAAATGTTGGAACGTTTTTACTGTTGGGTACATGGTTTTAGCTTTTTCAGGCGCAGATTTAAATATCGGTTAGTCGGAGATATTCCAGTTCGGTATGCTAAAAATATGATATACATTGTTGGTGAAGCCAATGAATGGCTTATAACAATGAGATGCCCTTGTGGTTGCAGGCGAATTATCAACTTAAATACATTGCAGGAAGCTAAACCTTGCTGGATATATCAGGTGGAAAAAAGAAAAATTTCTTTGCAGCCATCTATTTGGGGAACTGATGGCTGCAGGAGTCACTTTATTATTAAAAATGGCTCCATTGAATGGGTTGGAAAGGTTCGTTCGTAA
- a CDS encoding ThiF family adenylyltransferase, with protein sequence MKKNSQKDKMELQFKISGYDHARLMGHLFCGDDKESVAVALCGRQRAGGRETLIVHELQIIPNEECFSREYDHLHWPTKIIHPFFLRVSRSDMAIVKIHSHPGGYNEFSETDNRSDNEFFQSVFGWSDTDGPHASAVMLPGGEYFGRFFFPDMSSYPIDRFTIVGETIKVGDLSPVDGNAAFALRTIQAFGQKTYSLLKRLRIAVIGCSGTGSPLIEQLARLGVGELVLVDPDRIEHKNLNRIVNATLDDAEKALYKVHVLKRAIETMGLETKVTVLPVNLYDNREGLELVASCDVVFGCMDSVDGRHLLNQLSAFYLIPYFDLGVKLEADGLGGISKICGSVHYLQPGVSSLITRGVYTIDDLRAAAQLRKNPEEYEALIKNAYIKNINVSSPAVISVNMMVASHAINEFLNRIHGYKAERPNNYAGSIIDLSENCIVNVDEESYPTDLYLRKKVGRGDMIPYLEMPDLP encoded by the coding sequence TTGAAGAAGAATTCACAAAAAGATAAGATGGAACTACAGTTTAAAATATCAGGTTATGATCACGCAAGATTGATGGGACATCTTTTTTGCGGCGATGACAAGGAATCAGTAGCGGTCGCGCTTTGCGGACGACAACGTGCGGGAGGTCGCGAAACGCTCATTGTTCACGAATTACAAATAATTCCGAACGAAGAGTGCTTTTCACGGGAATATGACCATTTGCATTGGCCAACTAAAATTATTCACCCCTTCTTTTTGAGAGTTAGCCGTTCTGATATGGCAATTGTGAAGATTCATAGTCATCCCGGAGGCTACAATGAATTTTCAGAAACTGATAACCGCTCGGATAATGAATTCTTTCAATCTGTATTTGGATGGTCAGATACTGACGGTCCTCATGCAAGCGCCGTTATGTTGCCAGGTGGGGAGTATTTCGGAAGGTTTTTTTTCCCAGATATGAGCAGTTACCCGATCGACCGTTTTACGATCGTCGGCGAAACTATAAAAGTGGGTGATTTGTCACCTGTAGATGGCAATGCCGCTTTTGCTCTCAGAACAATTCAAGCTTTTGGCCAAAAAACTTATAGTCTATTAAAGCGGCTTAGGATTGCAGTCATCGGCTGTTCCGGCACAGGTAGCCCATTAATAGAGCAGCTTGCCCGGCTTGGGGTGGGTGAATTGGTGTTGGTAGATCCAGATCGAATCGAACATAAAAATCTAAATCGTATTGTGAATGCCACGTTGGACGATGCAGAAAAAGCGCTTTACAAAGTTCATGTTTTAAAGCGAGCTATTGAGACCATGGGATTAGAAACAAAAGTGACTGTTTTACCAGTTAATTTATATGATAATCGCGAGGGGTTGGAATTGGTCGCATCATGCGATGTCGTTTTTGGCTGTATGGATAGTGTCGATGGGCGGCACTTACTCAACCAGCTAAGCGCTTTTTATCTTATTCCATATTTCGACCTTGGTGTCAAACTGGAGGCAGACGGTTTAGGGGGCATAAGTAAGATTTGCGGCAGTGTTCATTACCTGCAGCCTGGGGTGTCTTCCCTCATCACAAGGGGTGTCTATACTATCGATGATTTACGGGCCGCCGCCCAGCTTCGTAAAAACCCTGAAGAATATGAAGCTTTAATCAAAAATGCCTATATAAAAAATATTAATGTTAGCAGTCCGGCTGTTATAAGTGTTAATATGATGGTTGCAAGCCATGCGATCAATGAGTTTTTAAACCGTATACATGGCTATAAGGCGGAACGTCCAAATAATTACGCTGGTAGTATTATTGACCTGTCTGAGAATTGTATTGTGAATGTAGATGAAGAAAGCTACCCAACAGATCTTTATTTACGAAAGAAAGTAGGTAGGGGAGACATGATTCCATATCTTGAAATGCCTGATTTGCCATGA
- a CDS encoding E2/UBC family protein, with protein MRRQFQLPESDAIYLENLGNDWETIIDGGMHWVIIKDHPVPLGYNISNTDIAIKIETGYPRTGLDMAYFYPGLTRLDGKLIGAVCLQPIDGKQFQRWSRHRTATNPWREGVDDLSTHVALISYWFEEEFTKR; from the coding sequence ATGAGAAGGCAGTTTCAGCTCCCCGAATCCGACGCCATATACCTTGAAAATTTGGGCAATGATTGGGAAACTATTATAGACGGCGGTATGCACTGGGTGATCATTAAAGATCATCCAGTACCTCTAGGATATAATATCTCAAATACAGATATAGCAATTAAGATTGAGACAGGTTATCCGCGAACCGGGCTGGATATGGCCTACTTCTATCCTGGTTTAACCAGGCTTGATGGTAAACTTATCGGTGCTGTCTGCTTACAGCCCATAGATGGCAAACAATTTCAACGCTGGTCGCGGCATCGTACCGCAACGAATCCCTGGCGAGAGGGAGTTGACGATTTGTCTACTCATGTGGCGTTAATTTCATATTGGTTTGAAGAAGAATTCACAAAAAGATAA
- a CDS encoding multiubiquitin domain-containing protein, whose translation MIIHEILIIDIEVYVKENREIPRGHHYLIMVDRQKYKVEQECLTGREILKLAGKNPPERFQLNQRFKGGKVVKVNYDQEVSFVEPGVEKFMTIPLDQTEGGK comes from the coding sequence ATGATAATACACGAAATTTTAATCATTGACATAGAGGTCTATGTTAAGGAAAACAGAGAAATCCCACGAGGCCATCACTATTTAATCATGGTTGATCGCCAGAAGTATAAAGTTGAGCAAGAATGCTTAACCGGAAGAGAGATTTTAAAGCTCGCTGGTAAAAACCCACCTGAACGATTTCAATTAAATCAGCGCTTCAAAGGCGGCAAAGTTGTGAAGGTAAACTATGATCAGGAGGTTAGCTTCGTAGAACCTGGCGTAGAGAAATTTATGACTATCCCGCTTGATCAAACAGAGGGAGGTAAGTAA
- a CDS encoding RNA polymerase sigma factor: protein MSNTLSQTKSLKSISERDIVLGLKSIENDALITQYQNEFYRRYAPYVFKLSVQRCQIFADADDFAKEIMQLTFIKALKTINNFTIALGIDDVILKKMIKAWLGRIANNNFNKLYAEYKNEEVELETVATIEPTYDLFEELFNPVPEEQPSAVLILLREAMEQLKEIDKHIIISYAAENCLYTTQHIRDSTMKILCETYNTTPDNIRQRKNRALKKIKLFCFKN, encoded by the coding sequence ATGTCAAATACTTTATCGCAAACAAAGAGTTTGAAAAGCATTTCAGAAAGGGATATTGTGTTAGGGCTGAAGTCAATAGAAAATGATGCCTTAATTACTCAATATCAGAACGAATTTTACCGGCGTTATGCTCCGTACGTATTCAAATTGTCGGTTCAACGGTGTCAGATTTTTGCTGACGCTGATGATTTTGCGAAAGAAATAATGCAGCTAACGTTTATAAAGGCGCTGAAGACAATTAACAACTTTACAATTGCGTTAGGAATTGACGACGTAATACTTAAAAAGATGATTAAGGCGTGGTTAGGACGTATAGCAAATAATAACTTCAACAAGCTTTATGCAGAATACAAAAACGAAGAAGTTGAATTGGAAACAGTCGCTACAATCGAACCTACTTATGATCTCTTTGAAGAACTTTTTAATCCGGTTCCAGAAGAACAACCATCAGCGGTCTTAATTTTATTAAGAGAAGCTATGGAACAATTAAAAGAAATTGATAAACATATCATAATTAGCTATGCCGCCGAAAATTGCTTGTATACAACGCAACATATTCGGGATAGCACGATGAAAATATTGTGTGAAACTTATAACACAACACCTGACAATATACGACAACGTAAAAACCGCGCACTGAAAAAAATAAAATTATTTTGCTTCAAAAATTAA
- a CDS encoding ImmA/IrrE family metallo-endopeptidase produces the protein MDTERFEEIAELAEAIADEHFVNGRTDLQGILDEKNIRVIKGNYEDYFLGNLVHHSRKFYLYLNMDQLSETHQPRVRFTIAHELGHFFIDEHRNVLKKGTSLSFNTNHNNLVIEKEANHFASFLLMPPSKFKAAAAKLQYGIEAVLSLSQRFESSIDSTVIQYLKLNCCPGLMIRWNEDQSVKSWLCSSSLCELTGIKARPYIKTISNYFGELKDQFVIDGIFSIQERAVNLSTWLPSIKCQSPEDFVAIEQTIKLGKHGGLTLLTLS, from the coding sequence GTGGACACTGAAAGGTTTGAGGAAATTGCGGAGTTAGCGGAAGCTATTGCCGACGAACATTTTGTAAACGGCAGAACTGATCTGCAGGGAATACTCGATGAAAAAAACATCAGGGTGATCAAAGGTAATTACGAAGATTACTTTTTAGGAAACTTAGTGCATCATTCGCGAAAGTTCTACTTATACTTAAATATGGATCAACTAAGTGAGACCCATCAGCCACGTGTAAGATTTACTATCGCCCATGAACTCGGACACTTTTTTATCGATGAACACAGAAATGTTTTAAAAAAAGGCACCTCACTTTCATTCAATACCAATCATAACAATTTGGTCATTGAAAAAGAAGCAAATCACTTTGCTTCTTTTTTATTAATGCCGCCCAGCAAATTCAAAGCTGCGGCGGCAAAACTGCAATATGGAATAGAAGCGGTTTTGAGTTTATCACAACGCTTTGAATCATCAATTGATAGTACTGTGATACAGTATCTTAAACTAAATTGCTGTCCGGGGCTGATGATCCGGTGGAATGAAGACCAATCAGTAAAAAGCTGGTTATGTAGTTCTTCTCTTTGTGAACTTACAGGAATCAAAGCCCGGCCGTATATTAAAACAATTTCCAATTATTTCGGCGAACTTAAAGACCAGTTTGTTATCGATGGCATTTTTTCTATTCAGGAGAGGGCAGTTAACTTGTCTACATGGCTTCCATCCATTAAATGTCAATCACCTGAAGACTTCGTGGCGATCGAACAAACCATAAAATTAGGTAAACATGGAGGTTTAACGTTATTAACGCTAAGCTGA